Part of the Flavobacterium sp. MDT1-60 genome, ATTATTTAATTATCAAAAAATAAACAAACCATTGCTTGTTTTTCAGGGTGCAAATGACGTCAGAGTCCTGCCTGTCGAAAGTGATGAAATAGTAGCCGGTGTGAAAAAAAATGGTGTTCCTGTTGAATATGTTGTTTACCCTGATGAAGGTCATGGTTTTCAGAAAAAAGAAAATCAAATCACTACTTCTAAAAAAACACTTGCTTTTTTAGATAAATATCTCAAACAAAAAAAATAAACCAAAACAGAATCTCAATTTATAAAACCTTTTAAAAAACCTCATTTAGCAATAGATGAGGTTTTTTATTTTCAGAGAAGAAAGTGCTTTAAATATCTTTACTTTTGCGACAAGCATTCTAATTTCAACAAAACAAAATTCTATGTCAGATTCCAAACCAAACCAATTAAAAAAAACGCTTGGATTAAGTTTTAATATTGCAGTTTTAATTGGAGGAACAATTGGAGTTGGAATTCTGCGAACACCGGGAACAATTGCCGGAATGTTAGATAATTATTGGCTGATCATTGCTTCCTGGCTTTTTGGTGGAATATATGTTTTAATTGGCGCCAATTCGTATGCAGAGCTTGCTACAATGCTTCCAAAAGCAGGAGGATCTTACAATTACATTAAAAGAGCTTTTGGAGATTATGCCGGTTTCTTATCTGGCTGGTTTGATTATATTACCAATGCGATTCCGCCCGCCTTTTACTGTATTGTAATCAGTGAATATTTGATTATTTTGTTTCCGGGTTTAGCAAATTATTCTACTGTAATGGCAATTTCACTTTTAATTGCATTTGTATTGTTGCATTTAAGCGGTGTAAAAAACGGAAGTGCCATTCAGCAAATTACCAGTTTCCTTAAAGTTATTTGTTTTGTTTGTTTAGTTGTGGCGTGTTTTATGTATTCCGGAGTGCAATTAGCTCCGATTCCTAAAGACAATTCATTCTTCCAAATCGGACTTATATTTGGCTTTTTTAAATCGCTGCAACTTATCATTGGGACTTATAATGGCTGGAATAGCGTTTGCTTTTTTGCTGAGGAAAATGATAATCCGAGTAAAAATATTCCGAAATCATTATACAGCGGTGTGCTTCTGGTTATTGCTATTTATGTTTTGGTAAACGTTGCATTTTTCCATGTTTTATCGCTGGAAAACATAGCAAAATCTAATCTGGCTGCCGCCGATGTTGCCAACATTATCTTCGGTAAAAATGGCGCTATTATCGTAACAGTAATTTCTATTTTCTCTTTAATCAGCATTCTGAACGCTTTCATGATGATTCCACCAAGAATTTTATATGGCTTAAGCCGGGATGGTTTTTTTATTGAAAAGGGCACAAAAGTTAATAAAGGCGGCACTCCCATTACGGCCCTGCTGGTTTCATCACTTTTTAGTTTGTTTTTAATTTGTATTGGTTCTTTTGAAGTTTTATTTACGTTTGCTGCCTTTACCTCTATTATTGTTTGGGGGTTGGCGTATTGTGCGCTTTTAAAATTAAGATCTTCTGAACCGGAATTAGCAAGACCTTATCGATCTATTTGGTATCCCTGGGCAACCATTTTAGCCATTATTGCTTCAATTGCAATACTTGCTGGTTTTATTTTTAGCGATCTTAAAAGCTTTTTAATCATAATTGGAATTACTTTGATTTCTTATCCTTTGTTTTTGGTTTTAAATCGAAATAATAAAAAATAGAATTACTGATGACATAGGGTTGTCACATGGTATGATTTACTTTGCCATCTAAACAAATCAAAAATGGATAAATTAGATTTAACAAAGGCCGACAAGGTATATTATACCGCTAAAACTAAACCTCAGATACTTTATATTGGAGAGACACATTATTTGTCAATTACAGGTAAGGGTGATCCTTCTGAACAAGTTTTTTCGGATAAAATTCAAGTATTATACGCTACAGCTTACGTTATAAAATTTATGTGCAAAGCATTAAACCATGATTTTGTCGTACCAAAACTAGAAGGCTTATGGAGTTTTGATGAAGAAAAATACAAGCTTATTTCTATGGAGGAAGCGCCCTTAAAAATACCACGAAGTGAATGGAATTACAGATTAATGATCAGAATGCCAGATTTTGTTACCAGAGAACAAGTCGAAGAAGCTACTGCTATTGTTATTAATAAAAAAGGAATAAAAGCTGCAAGTACAATCGAATTTTATGAAATGACAGAAGGCAAAGTAATACAAATTCTTCATGTTGGTCCTTTTGCCAATGAGCCTGAAACACTTAAAAAAATACAAGAATTTACTTCTGAAAACAATTTACAAAAAAATGGAATCCATCATGAAATCTATTTGTCAGATTTTCGAAAAACTTCTCCCGATAAATTGAAAACTATATTAAGAGAACCTGTAAAATAGTACTCTATTAAATAAAAAAATCCCAATTCTGAAAATTCAGAATTGGGATTTTTTATATTTAAAGTAAGCTAGATTCTTATTTCAAACCAGCAATACTCTGCTCGATTGTAGCAATTTTCGCCAAGGCATCAGCTTCTTTTTGTTTTTCGTTAGCCAAAACTTTTTCTGGTGCTCCCGAAACGAATTTCTCATTAGACAATTTTGCCTCAACTGATTTTAAAAAACCTTGCGTGTAAACTAATTCTGCAGTTAATTTTGCAATTTCAGCTTCAACATCGATATTTCCTCCTGAAATCGGAATGAAATATTCATTTGATTTTACACGGAAAGATAATGCTCCATCTACTTTAGCCGAAACATATTCGAAAGCGGAAATATTTCCTAATTTAGTTACGATTGTATCAAAATAAGTTGAGATATTCTCGCTGTTGATTGCTTTCAATTCGATTGCATCTTTAAATGGAATATTTTTATCTTTTCTAATCGTTCTGATTCCAGAAATTACTTCAATTGTACTTTCAAAATCAGTAATTAAACTCGCATTAAATGGTTTTAATTCTGGCCATGTTGAAACAATTAATGCTTCTTCAGCAGTTCTGTCAGCAATTAAATGCCAAATTTCCTCTGTTAAGAATGGCATAAACGGATGTAACAATTTTAAGTTACTTTCTAACATTTCAATTGCTTTATCAAACGTTGCTTTGTCAATTGGCTGTTGGTAAGCCGGTTTAATCATCTCTAAAAACCAGGAACAGAAATCATCCCAAACCAATTTGTAAATGGCCATTAACGAATCTGAAATTCTGTATTTCTCAAAATTATCTTCAATATCAACTAAGGTTTGCTGCAATTTCGCTTCGTACCATTCGATTGCTACTTTTGATGATTCCGGTTGTGGAATAGTTTCAGAAACCTCCCAGCCTTTTATCAATTTAAAGGCATTCCAAATCTTGTTTGAAAATGCTTTTCCCTGATTACATAATTCTTCATCAAACATAATATCGTTTCCGGCAGAAGCACTCAAAAGCAATCCTACACGAACACCATCGGCACCGAATTTTTCGATCAGGTCTAAAGGATCAGGAGAATTTCCTAATGATTTAGACATTTTGCGACGTTGTTTATCACGAACCAAACCAGTCAAATATACATTTGTAAATGGTTTTTCGCCAGCATATTCATATCCTGCAATAATCATTCTGGCAACCCAGAAAAATAAAATATCCGGACCAGTTACCAGGTCATTAGTTGGATAATAATATTTATAATCTGCACTTTCCGGATCCATTATTCCACCAAAAACAGACATCGGCCATAGCCAGGATGAAAACCAGGTGTCTAAGGCGTCAACATCCTGCTTCAGGTTGTTGGTTGTTAGTTGTTGGTTGTTCGTTTTTTCTTTAGCTAAAGCTAAGGCATCTTCGATGTTTTCTGCAACTACAAAGTCTTCTTTTCCATCTCCGTAATAGTAGGCCGGGATTTGTTGTCCCCACCATAATTGACGAGAGATATTCCAATCACGGATATTATTTAACCAGTGTGCATATGTGTTTTCGAAACGTTTTGGGTGCAATTTAATATCGCCATCAACCAATACAGATTGAATTGCCGGTTTAACTAAATCTTCCATCTTCAAAAACCATTGATCTGACAATCTTGGTTCGATTACCGCTTTGGTTCTTTCAGATGTTCCTACTTTATTCAAATGGATTTCGGTCTTCGCCAAAGCGCCAATTTCTTCTAATTCTTTTGCAATTTCAGTACGAACCACAAAACGATCTTTTCCCTGATAATGCAATCCGAAACTATTTAGTGTAGCATCTTCATTAAAGATATCAACGATTTCAAGATTGTGCTTCTCCCCCAGCGTTTTGTCATTCATATCGTGCGCCGGAGTTACTTTTAAACATCCGGTTCCGAATTCTACATCTACATATTCATCTTCGATAATTGGAATTACTCTGCCACAAATAGGAACAATAGCTTTTTTTCCTTTTAAATGAGTAAAACGGGCATCATTTGGGTTGATACAAATTGCAGTATCCCCAAAGATAGTTTCAGGACGTGTTGTTGCAATCGTTAAGAAATCTTCTGAACCTTCAATTTTATATTTTAAGAAAAATAATTTTCCTTGTTGCTCTTCGTAAATAACTTCTTCGTCAGAAAGTGTTGTTTTAGCTTCCGGGTCCCAGTTTACCATTCGGTATCCTCTATAAATCAAACCTTTGTTATATAAATCAACAAACGATTTAATTACAGACGCCGACATATCAGGATCCATGGTAAATTTAGTTCTTTCCCA contains:
- a CDS encoding APC family permease yields the protein MSDSKPNQLKKTLGLSFNIAVLIGGTIGVGILRTPGTIAGMLDNYWLIIASWLFGGIYVLIGANSYAELATMLPKAGGSYNYIKRAFGDYAGFLSGWFDYITNAIPPAFYCIVISEYLIILFPGLANYSTVMAISLLIAFVLLHLSGVKNGSAIQQITSFLKVICFVCLVVACFMYSGVQLAPIPKDNSFFQIGLIFGFFKSLQLIIGTYNGWNSVCFFAEENDNPSKNIPKSLYSGVLLVIAIYVLVNVAFFHVLSLENIAKSNLAAADVANIIFGKNGAIIVTVISIFSLISILNAFMMIPPRILYGLSRDGFFIEKGTKVNKGGTPITALLVSSLFSLFLICIGSFEVLFTFAAFTSIIVWGLAYCALLKLRSSEPELARPYRSIWYPWATILAIIASIAILAGFIFSDLKSFLIIIGITLISYPLFLVLNRNNKK
- a CDS encoding valine--tRNA ligase codes for the protein MTIPAQFDAKTIENKWYDYWMKNNYFHSEPDHRTPYTIVIPPPNVTGVLHMGHMLNNTIQDVLIRRARLKGFNACWVPGTDHASIATEAKVVAKLKAEGINKNDLTREEFLAHAWEWTDKYGGVILDQLKKLGASCDWERTKFTMDPDMSASVIKSFVDLYNKGLIYRGYRMVNWDPEAKTTLSDEEVIYEEQQGKLFFLKYKIEGSEDFLTIATTRPETIFGDTAICINPNDARFTHLKGKKAIVPICGRVIPIIEDEYVDVEFGTGCLKVTPAHDMNDKTLGEKHNLEIVDIFNEDATLNSFGLHYQGKDRFVVRTEIAKELEEIGALAKTEIHLNKVGTSERTKAVIEPRLSDQWFLKMEDLVKPAIQSVLVDGDIKLHPKRFENTYAHWLNNIRDWNISRQLWWGQQIPAYYYGDGKEDFVVAENIEDALALAKEKTNNQQLTTNNLKQDVDALDTWFSSWLWPMSVFGGIMDPESADYKYYYPTNDLVTGPDILFFWVARMIIAGYEYAGEKPFTNVYLTGLVRDKQRRKMSKSLGNSPDPLDLIEKFGADGVRVGLLLSASAGNDIMFDEELCNQGKAFSNKIWNAFKLIKGWEVSETIPQPESSKVAIEWYEAKLQQTLVDIEDNFEKYRISDSLMAIYKLVWDDFCSWFLEMIKPAYQQPIDKATFDKAIEMLESNLKLLHPFMPFLTEEIWHLIADRTAEEALIVSTWPELKPFNASLITDFESTIEVISGIRTIRKDKNIPFKDAIELKAINSENISTYFDTIVTKLGNISAFEYVSAKVDGALSFRVKSNEYFIPISGGNIDVEAEIAKLTAELVYTQGFLKSVEAKLSNEKFVSGAPEKVLANEKQKEADALAKIATIEQSIAGLK
- a CDS encoding GyrI-like domain-containing protein → MDKLDLTKADKVYYTAKTKPQILYIGETHYLSITGKGDPSEQVFSDKIQVLYATAYVIKFMCKALNHDFVVPKLEGLWSFDEEKYKLISMEEAPLKIPRSEWNYRLMIRMPDFVTREQVEEATAIVINKKGIKAASTIEFYEMTEGKVIQILHVGPFANEPETLKKIQEFTSENNLQKNGIHHEIYLSDFRKTSPDKLKTILREPVK